The Rubricoccus marinus nucleotide sequence GGACGAAAGAGAGGCGAACGTCGCGAGGGGCTCGAAACGTACAGCGCCCGCCCCGGGGTCCGGAGCGGGCGCTGAAGCGGGTGAGGCGCGGACCGCGCGCCTCTGGCGCCAGAGGCTAGATGGTCTCCTCGTTGGGGACCACCTTGACCTTGACCTCCGCCGTGTGCTCCGGGGAGATCCGGACCGTTGCGGGGTAGACGCCCACGGTCTTGATGTCCTCGGTCAGCGTGATCTTGCGGCGGTCGACGGGCAGGCCCTGGGCTTCGAGGCCCTCGGCGATCTGCTGCGTGGTGATCGATCCGAAGATGCGATCCTCCTCGCCGGTCTTCATCGCGATGACAACCTCGGTGCCTTCGAGCTTGGCCGCGAGTTGCGCGTCCTTCTCGCGACGGGCTTCGAGCTTGTGCTCCTGCTGCCGGCGCTCCTCGGTGTAACGCTTCACGTTGGACTTGCTCGCGATGACCGCGAGCTGGCGGGGCACGAGGAAGTTGCGCCCGTATCCGTTCTTGACCTCGACGACGTCGCCCCGAAGGCCGAGCGTGTCGTGGTCCTCAGTCAGAATGACTTTCATATCAGTGTTCGGTGTTCGGTTGTCGGCTGTCGGTGTTCAGCGGCCGAGGCCTCTGGCGGCGCGGGGCCGCTCATGCTGAGCACCGAGCACCCAAAAACCGATGACTACTTGACGTTGTCGGCGACGAAGGGCAGAAGGGCGCAGTGACGGGCGCGCTTGATGGCGGTCGTCAGCTGGCGCTGGAACTTGGCGGAGACTCCGGTCATGCGACGCGGGAAGATCCGGCCCTGCTCGTTGATGTACTGCTTGAGCGTCTCGACGTCCTTGTAGTCGATGTACTCGATACCGGCGGCCTTGAACGGGCAGCTCTGGCGCTCGTGACGCGCACCGGGCGCCGCGATGCGCTCCAGGGTGTCGTTCGTGGAGCCCGCCATGAGGGTGGCGGCCGTCTTGGGGTCCACCGCCTTCTTAACGATCTCGCGGTCGCTCTGCTCGGCGATCTGCTCGACCTGCGTCGCGGGGGCGTCGTCGGTGGGGGCGCTAACGCCCTCCATCGCGGTGGTTTTCGGGGTTGGAGTGACTTCCATCGGAGGGATCGGTTAGGCGGATTCGGTACGGGTGGGCATCTTCGGCGCGTCGCCCGTCTTCATGGCTTCGTAGTGGCGCGCCATCTTCGCGTCGTAGCGAAGGAGGAGGTGCCGCATGATGTCGTCGTTGATGCGCAGGGCGCGATCGAGACGGGCGATGAACTCGCCGGGCGCCGAGAAGTTGACGATCACGTAGTAGCCGTTCCGCTTCTTCTCGATGGGGTAGGCCAGCCGCTGGCTGCCTTGGACGTTCGTGTTGTCGATGGTCGCCTCGTTCTCCTTGAGGTAGGCATCGACGCGCTTGACGATGTCAGCGGTCTGCTCCTCGTTGAGAACAGGGTTGATGATGTACATCAGTTCGTACATCGGGGGCTTGGTAGCCATTGGGCGTGCGGGCAGTCCCGCGGGTGTCCCTGTGGGATACGTGTGGAGTCCGGCCGGTCCCGGTCTCTCCGGGCGGCCGACGTATGCCCGCCAGAGGCGCAGCGCGCGCCGAGGCAGGCAGGGGCCTCTGGCGACGTGGCGCCAGCGACGGACACAAAACTAGGAAACCGAGCCCTGCAGGCGGGTGCATGGGGGGTGAATTGGCAACGGTTGTTGCGTCCGCCGATGGATCCCCCGAGAGGCCTCTGGCGCCAGAGGCGGTGTGCAGCGCACCCTTTGTGAGGCCTACGACGCTCCGCAAGAAGGCGAAGCAGAGGCGCCCAGCCGCCCCGTCCCCGATCTTAGAAGCTCATCGCTACCGGCCGGGGCGCCGTCGGCGCCGTCGTGATTCTCGGAAGCGGACCCCTTCGCTTCCCCGCTCGCCTTCGCTGTAGGCCCTCTTGGGCCTCCGGCGCCAGAGGCTGAGCCCACGACGCATGACGTTCGACGATTTCAACCTTTCCCCCGCCGTCCGCAAGGGCGTGCAAGACGCGGGATACACCACGCCCACCCCCGTCCAGGCGGCGACGCTCCCCCACGGCCTCAAAGGCATCGACGTGGTCGGCGTGGCGCAGACGGGGACGGGCAAAACGGCGGCCTTCGTGCTGCCCATCCTGGACTACCTGGAGCGCGAGCCCTCGAAGGGATCCGGGCGCCAGCGGCCCATCCGTGCGCTCGTGGTCACGCCCACGCGTGAGCTGGCGATCCAGGTGACGGACGCCGCGAAGACGTACGGCAAGCACACCTCCATCCGCAGCGCGACGATCTACGGTGGCGTAAGTAAGGGCAAGCAGCGCGAGGCCATTCGCCGAGGCACCGACCTGGTCGTCGCCACCCCCGGCCGCCTGCTGGACTTTATGGGCGAGGGCGTGATCGACCTCTCCAAGGTGGACGTGCTCGTGTTGGATGAGGCCGACCGCATGTTCGACATGGGCTTCATCAAGGACGTGCGCAAGATTGTTGCCGCCGTGCCGGAGCAGCGCCAGACGATGCTGTTCTCGGCCACGATGCCCAAGGCTATCCAGGAGCTTGCGAAAAGCATCCTTTACAAGCCCGAGACCGTGGAGGTGGGCCAGCGGCGGGACCCGGCGGCGACCGTGACGCAACGCGCCGTTCGCATCGCGGAGGCGGAGAAGCAGGCGTTGCTGCACCACATCATCGAGACCGAGGACGTGCAGAAGATCATCGTCTTCTCCCGCACGAAGTACCGCGCCGACCGCATCAAGAAAAAGCTGGACCGCGCGGGCTACAGCGCCATCGCCATCCATTCTAACCGCAGCCAGGGGCAGCGCCAGCGCGCGCTCAAGGGCTTCGAGGGCGGCGAGTACCAGATCATGGTCGCGACCGACATCGCCGCCAGAGGCATCGACATCGACGGCGTCTCGCACGTTATCAACTTCGACACGCCGAACATCCCGGAGGACTACATCCACCGCATCGGCCGAACAGGCCGCGCGGAGACGACGGGCGACGCG carries:
- the rpsR gene encoding 30S ribosomal protein S18, whose amino-acid sequence is MAGSTNDTLERIAAPGARHERQSCPFKAAGIEYIDYKDVETLKQYINEQGRIFPRRMTGVSAKFQRQLTTAIKRARHCALLPFVADNVK
- the rpsF gene encoding 30S ribosomal protein S6; translation: MATKPPMYELMYIINPVLNEEQTADIVKRVDAYLKENEATIDNTNVQGSQRLAYPIEKKRNGYYVIVNFSAPGEFIARLDRALRINDDIMRHLLLRYDAKMARHYEAMKTGDAPKMPTRTESA
- the rplI gene encoding 50S ribosomal protein L9 — protein: MKVILTEDHDTLGLRGDVVEVKNGYGRNFLVPRQLAVIASKSNVKRYTEERRQQEHKLEARREKDAQLAAKLEGTEVVIAMKTGEEDRIFGSITTQQIAEGLEAQGLPVDRRKITLTEDIKTVGVYPATVRISPEHTAEVKVKVVPNEETI
- a CDS encoding DEAD/DEAH box helicase — translated: MTFDDFNLSPAVRKGVQDAGYTTPTPVQAATLPHGLKGIDVVGVAQTGTGKTAAFVLPILDYLEREPSKGSGRQRPIRALVVTPTRELAIQVTDAAKTYGKHTSIRSATIYGGVSKGKQREAIRRGTDLVVATPGRLLDFMGEGVIDLSKVDVLVLDEADRMFDMGFIKDVRKIVAAVPEQRQTMLFSATMPKAIQELAKSILYKPETVEVGQRRDPAATVTQRAVRIAEAEKQALLHHIIETEDVQKIIVFSRTKYRADRIKKKLDRAGYSAIAIHSNRSQGQRQRALKGFEGGEYQIMVATDIAARGIDIDGVSHVINFDTPNIPEDYIHRIGRTGRAETTGDAISFISAPENDNLRAIEKHTGREIEQVTYEGFDAPAMSEAIQKASGGKGGNRGGGNRGGGRASGGAGKGNGRKRSSGGGKGRGRGSRSR